Below is a genomic region from Raphanus sativus cultivar WK10039 chromosome 4, ASM80110v3, whole genome shotgun sequence.
TAATATCCCACGAAAAGATAgacaaaaccggaaaaacgtatTTTCTTGCGAGAACCacaacaaatatttttctaccaaaatcacgaaaaataattattactaatactttttttagtttgaaactttaaagtttttaaaatacatgtttATCAAACGTTCAACAACAAAAATTATCTTACTTCGATTAAAGAGGCTACACACAACACATGAAAAGCTACCAAAAACCTAGTTTAATCAGTTATCTAAGTTTCAAATATCAGTACTTATTTGAACGAAAATCATCTCTACTGGAGTGGTCACTGCACTGCAATTTACATGGCAGATCAAATTTTCTTAGATATATAGAAACAACACAACCTATTGAAAAGATCATCTTAGTGACGAGGCCTTACCATGATTGATTGATCAATTGTAAAATcaacaaaaggaaacaaaaagcCGTCACATACGCAAATATACCTTAGCAAGAGCATAAGCAAGAGCCGCGCCAGCCACACCCGCTCCAACAATGATGACATCAGCCTCACCATCTCTCGTCTCTTCTGCTTCAACCTCTATCTCCTCTGTTCCAACCTTCTTTCTTTTGATGAGATGAAAAACCATCCATGTCAGAATGAAGGCGAGAAGCGTCCATGACCACGTGTATGTCGTTGCCATTCCACTTAGTAATGATATCTTTATCTTCAATTCTGAAATTCTttctcaaaacaaaaagaaactctGAAATGATATAGTTAAATAGGAGAAACCTACAATTTgagaaaatatgttaaataaattTGAGTTCCACAGCTTGGCAAATCGATTATAGACAGACATGAGATCGAGTCATAGTAATCTTTCTATTTGTACTATCATTCTAGGTAAGGAATGATTCCACATGCTTAATTAATTGTTTACGTCAAAAAGGAAATTTTGGAATATACTTTTTTCCCAAAAATAGATAATTCACAAATCGTATCACATAGGTCAAGTTAATTAGGATTTGGTTACCGATTTTGGGTCTTAAGATTGACATTTAGAGGTAAAAACTTGGCCGACAAAAAAAAGTCAACCCCTGACTTGAACTGGCCACGTTTACATGACTATGCATCATATTCGTATACGTGTCAAGCTAGAAATAAATTATTACTCTCAACAACGACCTAATCCAGTAACCCCATACACTATTACAAATATCTACTAGTATCCTATTTTGTATTACTTTGTTTGTTGATAGTTCTAACGTTGCAGTAAGTTATGatgtttcaaattttgtttttattgtaatGAAACTAAATCTTCGTCCGCGCTTGCAAAGAGTAGAATAGTTCTAAAAAAACCCAAATTTTGCTCAACAGATGAAACTGGaacatataaattatgtttGACAAAAAAGGAACATATaaattactccctccgtttcaaattatatgtcattctagaggaatttttttgtttcaaaataagtgtcgttttcggttttcaatgcaaaatttattgataatattttattttccattttttctattagttgatacatggttaggtgtattggtaatagtgtttttattttggaaatatgtaaaattaaatgttttcttaatctgcgTGCATAAGattagaacgacatataatataaaacggagggagtattattaaTGATTGGCAGCACtttataccaaaaaaatgaTTGGCAGCACAGATAAACTATGGATCGAAAAAatcttgtaaaaaaataaagaaaaaagtcGGCAGATCGTTGAAATGTTCATTACTGTGATGGGTATGGTATAATAAAATAACGGAGCACAGTGGCGGATTCAGGATTTTTTTTAACCTGTGTCAatatataactgaaaatataactattttaaaagtttcataaaatataaattactatTTTAAATAGGAACCTACTAACTTACTATTTGTAGTTGGGTAATTAGAATCAATAAGAACAAActactattttaattaggatcCTACTAGCTAAAAATgagattagaaaatattaaaccgATACCATGTTAAGGCTTCGAAGAAGACTAGTTGTCaaaagatagaaaaaaaatttaattctaacttgatttattttggttttaggttTGTAAATTGTAAATTGTCGAAATTAAACttggttttttttaattgtaaacaTGATTGGTTTACGTTGGGTTTCAATTAAAATTAGTGGACATTCTATAGTTTATCTAGTAATATTGGGTTATAGTTTATAGAGTgtcataattaaatttaatggaAAAATACATAGGCCAATTTTGTTTCCACAATTAATGGTGTGGCAGTTGCACCCCCATTAACGTGAGTACGTCCGCCACTGATGGAGCAAGGAAAAAATCAGAGCtggaaaaagaaggaaaatactttttttttttgtcaactttggTCACTTTGGACctttaatcctcaaactgaggtagGGAGGGGTCGAACCCCTCACGCCAGGGCCCGAAGGCAGAGCTCAGTAACCACTTGGCTACGAACGACCCGGCAAAGAAggaaaatactaaaataataacttaactGATCAAATCGTATCTCTCAACCCCGCCAAAGTCGCTGCTATACTATTTTGAGATAATGGCCCAtcatttttcaatcataaaGACTTTTCAAACCCGTacctaattgttttttttctttcttttgacaTCTAGTTATAATATGACCTGACACTGATATAAGCAAAAGCAGTATCTTTTTTCCGGcaaaattttttttgtgttataaTATGAGAGAAGTGTTGCTGTGAAAGTTGTTTCTTTCTCATTAGCTCTTGCCACTTATATATAGTGGTTGTGACATAAGGTTTTACATCAAAGAGAATCTACACAATGAATACAAACATTGACTATATTCATTACAATATCAGACTTGGTCAAAGCTCATAAATGCTTCGGTTGAATGGGTCTTCATCTTGACAAGTCTCGGGCGGAATGTAGACGggtcggatgtaaacctcctcgGTCTTGGTTATGGGCAATCCACACAATCCATACTATGgattataacactcccccttggatgccataaccatatcGGGCTTGTAATGTGCTAacgttgcctcattaaaaccttactaggaaaacccattgggacaaaaccatagttaaggaaaaagagtacaacacacattactccccctgatttgGACATCACTGAAGGTCCTTGAGTCTACGAAGACCAATCTGCTTCGTGAGCTTCTTGAATGTGCAGGTGGGAAGTGACTtggtgaagaggtcggctgagttctcacTAGACCGGATTTGAACGACATTGACCTCCTTGGTTTTCTGCAACTCAtgagtgaagaagaacttgggtaAAATATGTTTGGTCCGGTCACCTTTGATATACCCATCTTTGAGTTGAGCAACGCAGGCTGCATTGTCCTCATATATGATGGTCGGACCATTGTCCTCGACCATACCACTATCTGATCGGATGTGTTGGGTCATGGACCTCAACCATACACACTCACGACTTGCCTCATGCATGGCTAAGATTTCTGAGTGATTAGATGAAGTGGCTGCTATAGTTTGTTTCATGGAACGCCATGATATTGCAGTACCACCATGAGTGAacacatagccggtttgggaccGAGCATGGTGTGGATCAGATAAGTAGCCTGCATCAGCAAAGCCTACTAAACCATCTTTGGTTTCATTGGTATAGAATAGACCCAAATCCTTAGTTCCTTGTAGGTAACGTAGGATATGTTTAATTCCGTTCCAGTGCCTTTGGGTCGGACATGAACTAAAACGAGCTAGGAGGTTGACggcaaaacatatatctggtCTAGTGTGGCTAGCCAAATACATTAACGCTCCTATGGCACTGAGGTAAGGCACTTTAGGACCCAGGACATCCTCATCGTCCTTCTTAGGACCGAATGGGTCAGTGTCCACTCCAAGGGACCTCACAACCATTGGGCTGGTCAATGGGTGAGCCTGGTCCATGTTAAATCTCTTGAGTACTCTTTCTGTATATGccttttgatgcacaaggattcctCCTTTTATGTACTCAAGTTGTAATCCCAAACAGACTTTAGTTTTACCTAGgtctttcatttcaaactctTTCTTGAGACATTCAACTGTTTGGGCGATTTCCCCAGAGGTTCCAATGATGTTcaaatcatcaacatacactgcTATGATAACAAATCCATTGTTTGCAAACTTCTTTATAAAGATACATGGACTGATAGGGTCGTTCTTATAGCCTTCTTTGGCAAGGTACTCGCTCAAGCGATTGTACCACATTCGACCACTTTGCTTAAGTCCATATAAGGATTTGTTCAGCCTTATGCAGTGTTCTTCTCGAGAACCTTTGTTAGCTTTAAGCTCAATACCCTCTGgtaatctcatatatatttcattttccaGTGGACCATAAAGGTATGCAGTTACAACATCCATTAACCGCATATCCAAATTTTCTTTGATGGCCAGACTTATTAAAAATCGAAATGTAGTTGCATCCACCACAGGGGAGTATGTCTCCTCATAATCGATGCCTGGTatttgtgagaatccttgtgcaacaagcCGTGCTTTGTATCTTACAATTTCACCATGTTCATTTCTCTTCCTCACAAATACCCACTTATATCCCACTGGTTTAACATCACAAGGTGTCCGGATAATCGATCCAAAGACATTCCTTTTCTTAAATGATTCtaactccacgtttatggcttctttccattttagCCAATCTGATCTTTGAGTGCACTCTTGTATAgacgtgggttcatgatcctcatcTAAGTCCATCATTTCAAGGGCTACtttatatgcaaatatatcatTGATGTCGACATCTTTTCGGTTCCATTTTGTCCCAGACATTAAGAAGTTACACGAGATCTCATCATTGTCAATGCCTTCAGTACCATGAGACCCGGCGTCCCGAACCCCCATAGTTGATACTGTCGGCATAGCCATTTTGGCCTTGTCTGGACAatctatgacctcggtttcttttgCGCTTTTCTTTGATTTCCGAGGTCTTTTATCTTTAGAACCGATTGGTCTACCACGCTTCAGGCGTGTCATAGACTCAGTAGCCACTTGATTGTGTCCATTTTGGACATCAATACTTATTGGTGCATTACAAGCTGGTATATAGGACTTAGTCACTCTTTTCGGGTCAGCAAAGGAATCAGGCAATTGATTAGCTAGCTTTTGCATATGAATTATTTTCTGGACCTCTAAATCACATGATtgagtccgaggatcttgccatgaTAAGGATGTTTGATTCCATATTATTTCTTTGCCCAGCTTGTTATTTTCTACCCCTAATGTTGGGTACTCTGATTCATCAAAATGACAATCAGCATATCTGGCCTTAAATAAATCTCCAGTAGTAGGCTCAAGATATTTAATAATGGTTGGAGAATCAaaaccaacatatattcccatcctCCTTTGAGGTCCCATTTTAGTTCTCTGTGGTGGTGCAATAGGAACATACACAGAACATCCAAATGTTTTAATATGGGACACGTCTGGCTCATGACCCGAGAGTAATTGGGATGGAGAATATTTATGTTCACTGGATGGCCTTATTCGTATCAATTCAGCAGCATGTAAAActgcatgtccccaagctgATACTGGTAGCTTCGACCTCATGAGTAATGGTCGAGCAATCAACTGGATTCTTTTAATGAAGGATTCGGCCAATCCGTTCTGTGTATGTACATGTGCCACGGAGTGTTCCacacttacccccatggacatacagtaATCATTAAAAGCTCGGGAACTGAATTCACTTGCATTgtcaagacgtatagtctttaGTGGAAAATCTGGAAAGTGGGCTCTCAGTCTTATGATCTGGGCCAATAATCTTGCAAGTGCCAAGTTTCTAGATGATAATAGACAAACATGCGACCATCTGGTCGATGCGTCAATCAGGACCATGAAATATCGAAATGTCCCACAAGGTGGGTTAATTGGTCCGCATATATCACCTTGTATCCTTTCCAGAAAGTTCAATGTTTCTTTCACCTCCTTTACCGGTGATGGCCTTATTATTAATTTCCCTTGTGAGCATGGAATACATGTAGTGCTCTTAGGGATAatattcctttctttcaaggaatggCCAGTTgagttcaaaattatttttcgcatcaTGGTCGAACCAGGATGGCCGAGCCTTTCATGCCATTGTTTGAACTCACTATCCATTGTGGCATTTGTCTCAAGCACTTTTATTTCGGCACAATAGAGGCCTGTAGATATAGCAGGgatagtctctaggacttcctTATGGCCTTGGGCATTCTTATAAATCAAAAGGAATTCTTTCTTTCCCTCGCCCCTAGTTTCAATATGTAGATCATTCATTcgaatgtctttgaaacttaacAAATTTCTCTTTGATTTAGGAGAATATAATGCATCAGAAATTTCTAGATGCGTGCCATTAGGCATTATCAAGTGAGCCAAGCCATGGCCTTTGATAAGGCTGGACGTGCCTGCTATAGTTTTGATATTGGCACTCTTAAGAGTAAGGTTAACAAAAtatcctttttcttttaaaatagtgTGACTTGATCCACTATCTATTATTAGCAGGTCTTTGTCTTCTTTCATTTCTGAAAAATAGACAAGAGTCAGCACCATAGATATTATTTGGGTGAAATGATTTCTTAGTGGTTTTGTCTTGTTTGTTCTTAATAAGTTTAACTTATATAAGgcatatgtataaaataaaaattttatttcatagaaTTGCCAAAGTCATAGAACATAGGAAACAAAGACATAAAGCCAAAGCAAAAATGCAAAGTGCAAAGACAAAAGCAACTTGATGTCGAAATCTTCATATTCAGCCACTTTTAAGGAGATCCGAAGTCTCATACTCGGCTTGATCATTCTCATGGTTTTGATCATTCTCATGGTCTAGATCATTCTCATCATCATGATGGACCCAATTTGCCACAGGGTCTTTtccctttatgctctcctggtagagttTAACAAGATGGTGGGGAGTTCTGCATTTGTTAGCCCAATGATTGGTCATCCCACAACGATAGCAAGAAAGTCTGGTCGAGCCATGGGTTTTGAAGtcggacttatacccacggctagcTTGGAGACCTCGGCTATAGCCTCGGCCCCGGCTGCGACCAAGATGATCTCGTGGTTGGAATCCACGTCCTCGTGGCTGAAACCCACGACCTCGTGGTTGAAAACCACGGTTACTTCCTTGCCATCTTCCACGGCCTCTCATGCGACCGCGGTATGACTCTCTTGGAGTCTCATCTTTTGGCTCTATGGCCGCATGTGCCTCAGGCAATGCTTTAGCACCAGGTGGCCTTAGCTCACTGTTCatcatgagtaactcattgttcTGTTCAGCAAGCAACAAACATGAGATTAAGGCAGCATAAGTGGAGAAACCCTTTTCTCGGTACTGTTGCTGAAGCAACATATTGCTGGTGTGGAATGTGGAGAATGTTTTCTCCAGCATATCAGCATCAGTGACAGTCTCCCCACACAATTTCAACTTGGAGACTATCTTGAACATAACCGAGTTATACTcttccacagacttatagtcttggatTCTTAGGTTCCTCCAATCATAAAGGGCCTTTGGCAAGATCACAGTTTTCTGATGATCATATCTGTTTTTCAACTCTGTCCAAAGTTCCAGAGGATCCTCAATAGTGAGGTACTGGTCTTTAAGACCTTCTGCCAGATGATGGCGAATGATCACAATGGCCTGGTATTTATTCTTAACCGATGGCTCAGTATCTTCAGTGATAGTATCACCAAGATTTTTAGACCTCAAGAGAATTTTGGTATCAAGTGCCCATTGGAGGTAATTATCTCCGGAGAGATTGAGGGCAGCAAACTCAAGGTtgttgattttcgacatctgaatcaaaTAATCCATAAGGAATGAGgattcataataatatgatcaaTCCATGTTCTGATTTTATATGAATGGAGATTTTGATCATggctttaatatatatgtttatatttccgaaatatttatatgtattatataatatggatGATTTATATAAAGCAAACATTGTCAAACAGCATATAAAATGCAACATATAAAAATGCATCATAAACATGACAAGAAAATGATTATAATTTCAGGATTTAATTCAAGGTATCTACCAGATGAATGAATACTCAATTTCAATAAGACAATATGATAAGTGAATAAAAATGGTCAGTTCAGAATGTGAGCATGatctaataaaatttctaaaccaAGTTCAATTCAATATGGATGATGCAAAAATGATCTAGAATATAATTCAATCATCACAGAAACATTTTCAAGGTTATGGACCATGATTCACaaattttagtatggtcatgtatcataGGTTAtgtcctcactccccctcatgaacatactcaaATTTGTGGTGCATAGTGATATATAATGAACATATTATATAGTTATGAACATCTATAATGAACTTATATCAAGACTGATcagaatttaaataaaagatgacAAACAATAATAAGATCAAATGATATCAAcctataatttatttcatttttaattcatattaatgcAAAACAGGACTAtaggttataataattaaatgcttagtcaaataaaatcgaaatgcatttataaaaatcgaaattgcatttataaaatcatatcagttataaaaaaaataaaaacagtcaaagatatgcaatcaaatggttttaatatttattttatttggttgactgaatttaatttttttttttcagggagGCTGGCCGAAAATGGCACAGCAAGGATTCAAGGTTTTGATCTTTGGGTTTTGATGGTATTGATAAACGACTTATACAACCTGCTGGAACAGCTAGTGATGCGAATAAACAATGGTTTGATTATTGGTTTCAATCCTTTAGACAAATCCGGATTTAAGGCCGGATCATATAGGAGAAAGGTAGAGCCTATTGATGGCTTGCAAACCAGGAAGGGGATTTAGGATTTCACATAACTTTTATAAGATTTCAAAAGTTCTTAtaatcaagattcatatagatctttatgTTCTTTAATAAGTTTTACAGATTTTAGAGATTCAAGATAATTTTAGAAACAATATACTTATAGAACTTTTGATTCAAGATTAACAggttttaataagttttataggattcatatagatccaaGGTATGAACATATAGTGTTCTTATGAACATGTTCTTAGATATGttcttatattttggatttagaTTAAAGTTTTGATTAGTTTACCTCTTCTTAACCAggaatctgaatggaccacctTGAGCAAGATCTTGAGAGCTGACCGGAAAACTTGAATCGCCGGCGGAGCAAGGCTGAGCGCCGGAGGAGCTGGCCGGTGAAGAAGAACTCCGGTGGAGAGCactatcgtgctgataacgtgttataataTGAGAGAAGTGTTGCTGTGAAAGTTGTTTCTTTCTCATTAGCTCTTGCCACTTATATATAGTGGTTGTGACATAAGGTTTTACATCAAAGAGAATCTACACAATGAATACAAACATTGACTACATTCATTACAATATCAGACTTGGTCAAAGCTCATAAATGCTTCGGTTGAATGGGTCTTCATCTTGACAAGTCTCGGGCGGAATGTAGACGGGTCGGATAGACGggtcggatgtaaacctcctcgGTCTTGGTTATGGGCAATCCACACAATCCATACTATGGATTATAACATTTTGGGCAAACAAAAGCAATATTTTTGAGaaactattttagaaaaaacgaaaaaataaaatttaaaaatataaatctaagaCTGAGAATAAAAATTGAGCTATAAACAAAACTAGATATTAGAGGTAAATCATTTCGTGTTCAAGCTTGTATTGAACTTCTC
It encodes:
- the LOC130511104 gene encoding uncharacterized protein LOC130511104, with the translated sequence MSKINNLEFAALNLSGDNYLQWALDTKILLRSKNLGDTITEDTEPSVKNKYQAIVIIRHHLAEGLKDQYLTIEDPLELWTELKNRYDHQKTVILPKALYDWRNLRIQDYKSVEEYNSVMFKIVSKLKLCGETVTDADMLEKTFSTFHTSNMLLQQQYREKGFSTYAALISCLLLAEQNNELLMMNSELRPPGAKALPEAHAAIEPKDETPRESYRGRMRGRGRWQGSNRGFQPRGRGFQPRGRGFQPRDHLGRSRGRGYSRGLQASRGYKSDFKTHGSTRLSCYRCGMTNHWANKCRTPHHLVKLYQESIKGKDPVANWVHHDDENDLDHENDQNHENDQAEYETSDLLKSG